Part of the Sphingobacterium sp. LZ7M1 genome, CCAATCGCTTTGATTTTTTCATTCAAGCTCTTCACTTCCTCTGGAAGCAAGTATCTTGCTGGACCATAACCCAGATCTTGATTTTCATCTACCGATGCAGACCCTAAAATGACATGGCTCATTTTGTTCTCCACAGCGTTCTCAAAGGAGGACCCTGTCAACAAAAAAATTATGCCATCCCATGATTTATCAATATCTAAGGAAGGAGCTTGTGTAACTTCATTGGAAAAGAAATCTTGCTCCAACTTATGACTGTCTTCGAGGTAAGACTCCAATTTATCCAAAGTTACCCTTCTAAGGGTGCAATACATTCCCATAACTTAAATTTATAATTAAATATAAGGAAAATTAGAGATTCTTTAGCAAACAACACTTTTCTTCAGGTTCAAAAATTAGCCGAGTATGACAGTTTCATTCGAGGCATATTCGGGAATCATTCGAGGCATATTCGGGAATCATTCGAAAATCATTCGAGAATAATTTCATCCGATTCGAAATTTCGGAATGTGTCTCGAATGAGGTCTAATAGAAACCCAATAGAACAGCATATAAAAATAAAAAACCTAGCTGAATTTTGATCGGCTAGGTTAGGTATAATCCTTGAAAGGATTATTGATATTTTTAGGAAAGGGAGATCAAACCACGGAATCCACGGGCTGCATAATAGGATTCTGCTCCGTTATGGTAGGTAAAAACCCGGCCAAAGCGATAGTCTCCGAAGATAGCACCGCCTTTTTCCCTAATCTCAGTTGGTGTCTCCAGCCAACTAGAGGTCTTTGCATCAAAGTTGCCCAAAGCCTGTAAAGCAGCATATTCTGCCTCATTCAATATTTTTACCCCCATATGATTGGCCAAGTTGACCGCCGAATCTTTGGGCTTATGTTCTTTTCGGGATTCCAATGCCTCCTCATCATAACATAAGCTACGTCTGCCTTTTGGGCTTTCTGCAGCACAGTCGATATAGATGATTTCCTCATTGTCATATATCGATACCACATCAGGTTCACCATCTGATTCTTCCATCTCATTAATGCTCCAAAGTTTATCAGCCGAAGCCTCTAATTTTCCTTTAACATCTTCCCAGGTGATATTAGGATGCCTGTGCATATTTTTTTCAAATCGCTTTTTAAGGATATCCAATAGTTCCTCGGCACGCTGTGGTTCTAATTTTTTTGGTTTCATTGTTCTAGTTCGTATTAAACAAATGTAATTGTTCAAACAGAATATTTTGGGAGTTTGTTTTAAAAATATTGTTTTGAACCAGGATGCAAAGGATAGGAGGATGGATCAAGATGCTTTCCTCAAATAAATACGACCTCCACATCATTTCAATCAATCTCTTTTAGGCATCAATCCCAACCTTACTTTTTCAAAAAATCATAAGCGGCTTTTGAAACTTCTGCAATAATTTTGGCGCTGTTCGGTTCGGTTTCTTTGGAGTCGGTAACATAGACTGAAATATAGAAAACCTGGCCATCTGGCAACGTGACTACGCCAATATCATTGACTGCAGCTATGAAACCTGTGGTTTTATGGACTCCTGAATAACCGGTCTTGTGAGCCACAACGGTGCCCTGTGGCAATAGACCCTTTAACCTATTTTTACCAGTACTGGTGGAGCGCATAGTATCCCAAAGAAATTTATGGGAACTGTCTGACAGCAATTTTTTCGTGTTTGTGTAATAATCAAAGAGGATTCTATTGGTTTGTGCCACCTTCGTCCAATTCTGGAATTGAATATCCCAGTTACTTTGTTGTTCTTCCTCGGTAGTTTTGATCGATTGCTCCGTATAGCCTCTATCTTCAAAATATTTTTGTACAGGCTCAGTCCCTCCAAGCAATCCAAACATAATATCACAACCTACATTGTCGCTTTCCGCTACGGTATACCTTAATATTTCACTTAATGGCAGCGTTGTACCATTGGGGAACTTATCCTTGATTGGACTGTATAGATCAGTGGTAACTGTCGCCTTACTGATATCCACAGGTTGGTCCAAACTTAACTTCCCTTTATCCACCTGATCAAGGATGGCAATGGCAAGATGGAACTTATACGTGCTCTGTAAGGGATATTGATGATCTCCATTCATTATCAA contains:
- a CDS encoding YfbM family protein; the encoded protein is MGMYCTLRRVTLDKLESYLEDSHKLEQDFFSNEVTQAPSLDIDKSWDGIIFLLTGSSFENAVENKMSHVILGSASVDENQDLGYGPARYLLPEEVKSLNEKIKAIGIEDLKLRFNPQEMKEQSVYPDIWDEQNSFDYLEEYFVKLQSFFQHASWANEAIVIIIN
- a CDS encoding DUF4256 domain-containing protein gives rise to the protein MKPKKLEPQRAEELLDILKKRFEKNMHRHPNITWEDVKGKLEASADKLWSINEMEESDGEPDVVSIYDNEEIIYIDCAAESPKGRRSLCYDEEALESRKEHKPKDSAVNLANHMGVKILNEAEYAALQALGNFDAKTSSWLETPTEIREKGGAIFGDYRFGRVFTYHNGAESYYAARGFRGLISLS
- the bla gene encoding class A beta-lactamase, subclass A2; this translates as MHFKTYSLTLVSSLISCSVFSQNLQGLKPQIDKILANYQAKVGIAIHNNDFTDSLIMNGDHQYPLQSTYKFHLAIAILDQVDKGKLSLDQPVDISKATVTTDLYSPIKDKFPNGTTLPLSEILRYTVAESDNVGCDIMFGLLGGTEPVQKYFEDRGYTEQSIKTTEEEQQSNWDIQFQNWTKVAQTNRILFDYYTNTKKLLSDSSHKFLWDTMRSTSTGKNRLKGLLPQGTVVAHKTGYSGVHKTTGFIAAVNDIGVVTLPDGQVFYISVYVTDSKETEPNSAKIIAEVSKAAYDFLKK